TTCGTGCGCTTCCTGGGCCGCCTTGGCTTTTGTTACATAGTTTTTGGGCTTTTCGGGCAGGTAGTCATTGCCATAATGTGCTTGAATGCGTTCCCTGGCCGCATCTACTGCTTCTTTTGCCAGGTTGAGGCTGTCTGTTCTCATGTAGGTGATAATCCCCATAACCCCTTTGTCTGTTTTGACCCCTTCATAGAGTTTTTGCGCTACCATAATCGTTTTTTTGGGCGAAAATCCCAACTGTGTAGAAGCAGTCTGCTGCAGCGTGGAAGTCATAAACGGCGGAGGTGTTTTGGTGCTTCTTTGGGTTTTTTCTATCGCCAGAAC
This window of the Sulfuricurvum sp. IAE1 genome carries:
- a CDS encoding DNA topoisomerase is translated as VLAIEKTQRSTKTPPPFMTSTLQQTASTQLGFSPKKTIMVAQKLYEGVKTDKGVMGIITYMRTDSLNLAKEAVDAARERIQAHYGNDYLPEKPKNYVTKAKAAQEAHEAIRPTMVEFDPKTAANYLAPDELKLYRLIYNRFLACQMAEAKL